actgtaaaaataaataaatgcctccATATCAGCTGGTAAGGAGAGGTGAACAAATCTGTCAGATACAGATGGTTTATTGTCTAGaatattgtttttcttattttatatcttGCAAGAGCAATGACAACATGTCTGAAAACATCGAGAAGTTTCGGAGAgatgtttttcttccctctccctgtcctcGGCTCTTCTATTTTAATTCTAGATAGTCTCATCAACACACAAACATAATCATAGCTCTTGATGCATATGCACGGAATAGCACCTGATGTCTGTTTTCAGTATTACTGGCCGTAACTAAATGCGACAGAGCCTTCCCCGGTGGGTATTTAACAGAACTGGTATTTTGCTGCTCAggcagcttttatttaaaatgagcGAGAGGCAGCGCAAGAGCAATACTCGGTAGCAATGGCACATATAAACATCAGGTTAACCTGACTTCAGGACAAGTGCTAATATCTTTCTCCCAAGCATAAGGAAAGCTCTCCACTGGAGAACGCTCTGGCTGGTGCAGCTGGGGCCATGGCTCTGTGTCCCTGCACAGCCCCACGTGTCACCCCTGACACCTGCTCCTCTTCTCAGGTCACCCTCTGTAACAAACCACCCCAGCTGGCTCCGTGGCTGTGTTTGCAGCAGCTGAGCCATAACCACAGACATGCCAGCAcaaggcagggtggggggcaggcaGCCATGGCGATGGGGAAGGGGCTCCCAGCGGTGTCCGAAGTGGCACTGCTGCCACATGTGAAGCTACAGGCTCACTGCAAGGGTAAACCAAGCTACACAAGGCAGGCTGCTGCCTCTCcatgctgctctgtgcccacagcaggcagcagccacGGGGCTGGGTAAGAACCATCTAGTCATgagtttttcacagaatcacagaatggtaggggttggaagggacctctggagatcatctagtccaacccccctgccagagcagggtcacccagagcaggttgcacaggagcacatccaggcggggtttgactatctccagagaaggagactccacaaagtaaagtttttcctcatgttgagatggaatttcctgtgttccagcttgtgcccgttgccccttgtcctattgctgggcatcactgaaaagagtctgaccccatcctcttgatacCCACcgtttagatatttataagcattgatgaggtcccctctcactcttctcttctccaggctgaacagacccaggtctctcagcctttcctcctaagagaggtgctccagtcccttgattatctttgtagccctccgctggactctctccagcagttccctgtccttcttgaaccggggggcccagagctggacacagtactccagatgtggcctcagcagggcagagtagagggggaggatgacctcccttgacctgctggccacgctctttttaatgccccccaggagaccacaaaggcacattgctgcctcatggacAAGtggttgtccaccaggactcccaggtctctctctgcagagctgctctccagcaggtcagcccccaacctgtaccagggcatggggttattcctccccaggtgcaggaccttacacttgcccttgtAGTTTTGTGAGATTCCCTCCTCGCAGCGGGCTCTGATGCTCGTTGTACCCTCCACCACCACAAAGCCAGTGCAGACACCCCCTCCTGAACCACAAACAGCAAACTGAAATCAGCCAGAAGGTGGGATGGGAGGACGAGGGGCGACAATTCCCACCTGTGGTAGCGGGGagctgttcacagaatcacagaatggtaggggtcggaagggacctctggagatcatccagtccaacccccctgccagagcagggtcacctacagcaggttgcacaggaacgcgtccaggcaggttttgaatgtctccagagatggagactccaccacctctctgggcagcctgttccagtgctctgccaccctcaaagtcaagaagttcctcctcatgtttaggtggaacttcctatgctcaagtttgtgcccgttacctcttgtcctgttgccgggttccactgaaaagagcctggccccatcctcctgacacccaccctttaagtatttataagtgttgataagatcccccctcagtcatctttttttccagactgaagagactcaaatccttcagcctttcttcataagagaggtgttccagccccctaatcatctttgtagccctttgccaTACCCTTTCCggcagttccctctccttcttgaaccggggagcccagaactggagtGTTCAAGGGACTCATGTTGGTCTGCAAACCCCAGCCTCCGGCCGAACATCCCTGCCGGCTCGCAGGCCGTGGGGtttcccccccggcccggcccggcccggcgcacCTGCACCGCCCGCCGGCCCCCctgggcgggccgggccgggccgggccgtggtgccacctcctcctcccgccccctccgcctcagcccccagcccgggcGGGGTAtaagaggcggcggcggcggggccgggccgcccaTGTTGGCGGCAAGAGGCTGGGGCGGCAGCGGTGGTGGGGcacccccgcccgccgccgccatgaaGTCGCCTCAGGCCCAGCGGCCGGCGGGTCAAGGTGGGAGCGGGTgaggggggggcgcggcgggaccctttccccttccctccgccggggtgtgggtgtgggctcgggatgctgggggagggggctgcggcgggtGTCCCCTCACAGCGCGGGGGGTCCGGAGGGCGGGCAGCGCCCGGCGGGCCCCTCACGCTGcggccggcagggctgggggaggacggCGGCGGGGGCCTGGCGGAGGCGCTGGGGGAGTTCGACGCGGTGCTGGCGGAGTTCtcctgccccgccggccggcgCCGCTTCCACTACGGCGAGCACCTGGAGCGCATGAAGCGGAGGAGCAGCGCCAGCGTCAGCGACGGCAGCGGCCTCAGCGACTCGGAGAGTGAGTGTCCGTCCATCGGTCCGTCCGGCCGTGCCCGTCTCTGGGGCGggagtggggtgggtgggtgagggagGCTCAAAAGCGGGTGTTAAACCAgcctgtccccctcctgcctgAGAGAGGCAGGCACCCTGTGCGAGGAACCcgtgttaaaaataataataaataaatcgcgttttatttgcttttttgggggTTGGAAGCGGGACGGATGCGGAGTCTGGCCCCGCTGGGTTTGAacagcgggggagggggggaagaagccGCAGCAAGGTGGGCTCCTGGGCAGACCAGGCTGAAAAACTGGCCCTAGGTAAAGGTCAGGGCTTCCACCAGGCTGCTGGAACACCCAGGCATCCCggtgttataaaaaaataaaataataataataaaaaaaatctctggattTAACGGGGTCCATCCGTTGTATCTCAGTAGCTGAGGAATCAGTTTAGAGACAGTGAACTGAAGTTGTGCTTTCCAGAAGAGACTGAAACTCACCCGGGCTTCTGGTTTAGTGTTATCACTGTTTTGGAGGTGGTAATTTTAAGCTAACTTGTACTGGAGTGTACTAGACGCATAGGAACAGTGCATGCAGAAACTAGTACAAGAAGGGTGGGAAGCTGATACCGACTCATGACCCGCTTTGAGCAAGAAAACATAGAATTGGAACTAAGGTTTTTCTAGTTAtcttggaaaaaaagttttacccctcttacttttttttttttgccagtcagggagagaaaacatcttttctcttCCAGACAGTGAGGTTGGAAACTGCTGTTCTCCTCGGGAGCAGTAGACCCAAGGGCTGCTTTGTCAGAAGTAAGTTctgctaaaaacaaacaagctatacctattttttttttagatcctaAACTGTACAGGAGGTTTTAAGATGCTTATCTGCTTTTCAGTTACTTAAAGTtgctccttttatttctgttgtgcATTTTCGTAAGTTCAGCAACTTACCATGCAGTTCTGTTGATTTAGCACTAAAACATTAATATAATCTTCCTAGTGCTTAAGCTGTGAGAGCATAGCTTCTCCATATTATCGGAGCCCCTTATTCCATCATCATGGGCaggattaatttcatttcattgaCAGGTAACGTTTTAACTGCCCTGAACTTGGATACCTTTCCATGTAGTGCttttgagtttgattttttttccctgaagtcagTGGAGGTATGTGGATCCAGATGCTGCTATGCTGTTTCGTAATGTAGTGCATGAACCACTCCTTGCAAGTATCTCTTTCCCTCTGAGGGAAGTTTAGAAATGCACACCCAATTTAGGCTGGACACCAGCCTTTTGGATGGCAGAGGGTGCATAAGGTGAGGTCTGCCTTTACTGCATCAGACTAATGAACTATGTGAGCCGTGTTGTAAATCCAAGTCTATTATTAACTGCAGCAATACAGCCCTAGTGTTGCTCTTTCTTGTGCAGTCTTCAGTGTTGTAATACATTAACCTCTCACATACTTTTACCACACATGAGACACTTAGAAAATCTTCATTCCATCAATTTATCTAGTGAAATAATTTATTgttgagaaagcaagaaaaaagccaaaacagtaTCAAGAACTTTGTCTTCTTGCATGGATAAAGACATCTGTAGTTGCTTAGTATATCTGCTGTGGTTCAGAAAACTTAAATCCTGAACAGAGCTTAAAATAGCTAGCTTGTTTAGGATGGACAGGAAGGGCGTTTTGAGCAAGATGGTGTTCTCTGACAGGGCAGGAGGCCTGGTGAGAAACAACGTGCTCATGCAAATTGGCAGACAAGATCTTCAGGAAGATCTGGGAAATAAAAGTCGGTGTCAGAAATCTGCACTGATTTAGGCTGAAGGCATTAACAGGATAGCAGGATAGACAGGGTTTGATGGTTCTGTAAAAGTCCTTAAGGATCTTGTAAGAGGAACTTGTCAAGCTCCCAAATCCTGTCCTGTGCTGGGGTTCTTCCCTTGGTGGTGCATCATGTGAAAAGTGACTCTGGAAAAATCAGAAGTCACCAACTTCTGGAAACTGGCATATACTGGATCAGGAGGTGCACTAAGAGTGCTCTGTTGGCGTCCAACAGTGTCAAGCATATGAGGATATGTCTAAGGGAAGGGAAACGGAAAGTTAGCTGGCTCTCCTCATTTCTCAGAACAGGCCCAGTAAAACTCTTATTCCTAAAGGCGTCCTTCAGCATGGACAACTTCTTATTTTGAAGTTATAGTAGGATTGGAGAGGAGTTGCAGATTTATAAAGAACTCCTTTTATAAAACAGGCTCCAGTGTCTGATGTAATACAGCTACACTCCCAACAtctattttaagaacagaattCTTACC
Above is a window of Larus michahellis chromosome 1, bLarMic1.1, whole genome shotgun sequence DNA encoding:
- the RGCC gene encoding regulator of cell cycle RGCC; this translates as MLAARGWGGSGGGAPPPAAAMKSPQAQRPAGQGLGEDGGGGLAEALGEFDAVLAEFSCPAGRRRFHYGEHLERMKRRSSASVSDGSGLSDSESADSLYRNSFSLSDEKLNSPTASMPSLPSPSVTPCKAKLGDTKELEDFIADLDRTLASM